AGGCTTGTCACTGCATGTGACTGACACGTTCAAGGAGAACAAACCTCTATCCAGGATATGAAGCTGACACAAAACAGCTTGATCCCCACTCTCTACCCCCTCCTTTCTCCAGAGGTTGCTGTTGGCTTGGGATGGCTGTGTTGCTTCCATCTCTGCTATCTGACCAGCAGGACTTCCAGTGGTGTCTCCTCTTATTGAAGCTTTATAGAGTGATTCATTATCTACATATTTACAAGCATATTTCCTTATGTTTGAAATCtatctttctttgctttcttcttttctcagtgtggaagacattTCCTTCAGTAAGTGGCTTGGTGCTCCTCCTACCCTTTCTTATTATACTACCATGGTTGGTCAGCTCTCACTGCTCCTAAGTTCTGTGCTAGTAGTGATCAAACTACTAAATTCCAAGATGGCGCCTAGTCTCTGAATTTCCCTCTGACTTACCATTTGATTTCTCCCTCTTATAGGCATTTGGGCCACAAATCATTCAGCCACACTATTAACACGGCCCACAGTGCCTTCATCGGGCTGCCTTCTACACTTGTACACTTCCAATATTATgaactaaataaaattatttttctttgtaatgtaaaaaaaaagaaaatagctcaATATCCTTAATTACCAAGTTACTAAATGCAAATTAAACTACTATAACACCCCATCCATCCCACCTTGCCttttatcaagaaaacaaacaatgccAAAtactggcaaggatttggagaaactGGAACAAGCTCCTCATTGCTGAAAGGAATGAAAACTAGTATAGCCATTTTGGAAATCATTGTGAAAGTTTCACAAACAAATTAAAATCCCTCCAGCACTGGTTTTACCTAAAAGGCAGAAGCTAATAGATCTCTgttggttcaaggccagcctcacctACATAGTacatttcaggacagccagagctgtagaaagagaccctgcttcaaaaaaattaaaaaataaaactacagcTACAATATTCCCCAGCCATGCCACACCTCACATATACTCAAAGGATTCTATAGCATGCACATCCATATTTTTACAGCATTATTcacaatagcaaaaaaaaaaaaaatggagccaaACTAGACATCCCAGGAGAAAAATGGATAAGCAAAATGTGGCATATGTCCAAAAAGAAATTTTACTCAGCTGTAATGATAATTAATTTATGGAATTTTCTGGGGGAACAAGCAAATGAGTCTAGaaagttgtactggctagttttgtgtcaacttgacacagctggagttatcacagagaaaggagcttcagttgaggaaatgcctccatgagatgcaattgtaaggcattttctcaattagtgatcaagggggaaaggccccttgtgggtgggaccatctcagggctggtagtcttggttctataagaaagcaggctgagcaagccaggtgaggcaagccagtaaagaacatccctccatggcctctgcatcagctcctgctccctgacctgcttgagttccagtcctgacttcctttggtgatgaacagcagcatggaagtgtaagccgaataaaccctttcctccccaacttgcttcttggtcatgatgtttgtgcaggaatagaaaccctgactaagacaaattggtaccaggagtggggtattcctgtgacaacctgaccatgttttggggaggtctgtggaaggactttgcaactttggtcttgaagatccatttgttgttaagagctctgtgggatgttgtgtaggagcttggaagataatgttgagaacagtgcagaagatggaggcctggcttgtgaaatttcagagggaaaattaaagactcttttcagggccatttctgttttgattgtgaagattctgtagttctggttagctggggctgaagaatcagctgtgattaacaagataccagaactactgaagcaaaagctttgcattactgggactattgatgctggttagctggagctaagaaattagcggtgattaagaagagaccagcatcattgaggtgacatcttctgggaagtgttttctgagagcacagtggctgtgttccagatatagccaaagttgtaccttgtgctgtggctggacttggtaatgtgtaagagtcacccaggtggtactggttttgaaggcatgaaggagttgagcagaacagctgaggcttggcactgtgagaggccatggaaggccattggtgaaagtccagcctcatttgcaattgatggcccaggactgaaggggtcatgcagtgttttggagatgccagtaccatgagatgaccaccaagaacagcagcagcagtggagtacaggcatctggagcctagaggatgacgcgtgtgctacaaagggcctggctggagaagtgacccaagcccttggaggagcccagaagattgtgagttggatcccagacattggacagttggagattgacttttgcttttgattgtgactgtgccctgatattttccctcttgaaggaagaaactgttttagtggagcccacagttaagagacttttaattgtaaaaagactttgaattttaaaagagatggatattttaaagagattgaaaatttaagaatatgtaaagactgtgggacttttaaagttatttagaatggggatgaataagattgtaagggttgaggcttactagtgatgtttttgtgtgtcaagttgacaaggggtcaattgtactggctagttttgtgtcaacttgacacagctggagttatcacagagaaaggagcttcagttgaggaaatgcctccatgagatgcaattgtaaggcattttctcaattagtgatcaagggggaaaggccccttgtgggtgggaccatctcagggctggtagtcttggttctataagaaagcaggctgagcaagccaggtgaggcaagccagtaaagaacatccctccatggcctctgcatcagctcctgctccctgacctgcttgagttccagtcctgacttcctttggtgatgaacagcagcatggaagtgtaagccgaataaaccctttcctccccaacttgcttcttggtcatgatgtttgtgcaggaatagaaaccctgactaagacaaaagtaTTATGTTAAGTGGCTaagactcaaaaaaaaaccaaaaaaaataataaaataaaataaaataaaatgcttctcTCTTACATATGGATCCCAAAACTTAATGTTTGTGTATTTGCAAAGAAAGAGCTGTCTATCAGGAGCAAAACACTCAGTAAGGCCCTGttaactctgatccataattcaCTATGGTAGGCACAGGGTTTTATAGGCAAATAGTAAGCAGCCACAGCTACTGTCTCTTCATGACTGTAGAGGATGTGTCATCCCCCGAAAGATAATCGACAGCTCCCATCTCAGTCTTcctgctcttgtgtctttctccttccttttcaacAATATCTGAGCTCCAGAGGAGGCAGCATAAATGTCTTCTGTGGGGATAGTAATTGTCTCCTGCTATGCATCCACTGAGGCATACACTAGAACGGTTCTAAACCCATGGTAATACAGATGACCCTGGATAAATGCAGTGAGtctaaataaacatataaaaagacATTAAATATGGGAAAGGGATATACAGGGTTTTATCTAGGGGAGAGAtgacatgaagaggtgttggaaaTTAGAGTTCTAAAAATGTACATTCTACATGTAGGAGATtatcaaaagaacaaaatttattTCAAAGTAGAGGGGTGTGATAGTGAGTTAGGCTATGAAATTAGGTAGAAGGCATGTAGGCAAGAGCTCTTATGGATGACAAAGGGCATAGGTGACAAGGAAGTAAAAGAAAGACTGCCAGAAGTGGGGTTGACAAGGGTAAAGGGAATCTTGAGAGAAgcagggaaaataaaaataacaaaagcaaatttCATTTCTCATTGCTAAAAGAAAACTTAATTATTTGTAttgtaatacaaaataaaaattttcaaaagccaaatatgaaaaataaatgttgTATTACATATCAAGGTGATTAGACATGACCAAAAATATCTGGGAGGGAAGATTTGACTGTTCCCCATCAGTGGTAAATCTTTGAGGAGACAGAAATGTTTGCCCTGATTTAGCCAGTTCAAATAATATATTTGAATCAAAAACATATATAGTGCCCTATGAAGTGAACAATTTTATGACTCTCAATTTCAAAATAAGCACATTGAATTTATAAGCATGTAAGAAATAGTATatcatttttttggtttttttttccattttttattaggtatttagctcatttatatttccaatgctataccaaaagtcccccatacccacccacccccactcccctacccacccactccccctttttggccctggcgttcccctgtactggggcatataaagtttgcgtgtccaatgggcctctctttccagtgatggccgactaggccatcttttgatacatatgcagctagagtcaagagctccggggtactggttagttcataatgttgttccacctatagggttgcagatccctttagctccttgggttctttctctagcacctccatggggagccctgtgatccatccattagctaactgtgagcatccacttctgtgtttgctaggccccagcatagtctcacaagagacagctacatctgggtcctttcgataaaatcttgctagtgtatgcaatggtgtcagcgtttggatgctgattatggggtggatccctggatatggcagtctctacatggtccatcgtttcatctcagctccaaactttgtctctgtaactccttccatgggtgttttgttcccaattctaaggaggggcatagtgtccacacttcagtcttcattcttcttgagtttcatgtgtttagcaaattgtagtATATCATGACCTAATAAGAATTTTTAAGGATATGAAGTGTTGGTTTGACGTGTGAAAATCTTGGGATTAGAGCGATATCTCGGGGATAAGaatgtttgctgctcttccagaggacctgagtttgactttAGCACCCACATCAAGCTGCATACACCTACCTGTATCTTGGCATATCTGATACCCTCATGTTCTTTCAGTGGaaactcacacacagaaacactcaaaaacataaaataaaaataagtctttaatatttgaaaactaaCCAAAAAGCCTTACCACATTAGCACATCATAAATGAGAAACAAGTATCATCTCACTAGATTCATGAAGAGTGTTTACCAAAATTGAACATCAATTTCTACTGAGAAAATTGTCAGGCAACTAGAAATAAAAAGTAACTttctaaatcagaaaaaaaaaaggccttcaaTAGAAAATCTATAGTAAGCCTCTAAGCTAACAATAAAATTCAGAACAATTCCCCTCAAAATCAGTAACAAGGTAAGGATGTTGATTTATGCCATTTTTACTAGAAGATCTACCTagtgcattttaaaattatttattagattaaggagaggtccttggtcctatgaaggctcaatagatgccccagtgtaggggaatcaagggtggAGAGGTGGGAATGGTTGGGTGGGTgtaagaacaccctcatagaagcagggggagggaggatgggataggctgtttcctggaggaagggaaaccaggaaaggggataacatttgaaatgtaaataaagaaaatagccaataaaaaatgaaaacaaaaattaggTTAAAATATAATAACATCATTTACCTCCTTTTCCCTTCAATGCCTcccatatgtctctccttgctctccttcaaatccataccctcttttttcattaattacttACATACAGATAATATTTCTAAATGAACATTTACAATCTGCTTGTCTGTATATTAGTTTTCATGGATGATCATctagtattggataaccagttggtgagctctttcctggggaagactatttctcctgctctcagcattccttggttgcctgttctttgtctagggttgcgGCCTCCTGAGCTCTCCCTTATTAGCAGGCTTATTGATATATTTCTTGTTTATCACATGTTTAGGTAATcatattggtgagactttatgggtatacATGCTGCCAtttctaggagatacaatctcacaACAAACTTCCTATTCCACTTACTCATATAATCTTTTCATCTCCTCTTCTGAAACAGGCCATGAACCTTAAGTATAGGCATTTTATTTAAGATGTGTCATTTGGGGCTAGGCTCTATAACCTACATTTTGGTTGATTGCCATTTTCAGTAGTGGTATCAGTCTTTTACAAAGAGGAGTTTTCTTGAGGATGGCTAAAGATTATACTTTTCTATgagtacaaataaaaatatttacaatgtcCTTGAAAattgtgctggtttagtaaagtactGGTTACCTATTCTCCTCCAAGACCCATGGACTTCACTAGCCGTGGGTAATTAGCTACAGTACCAGATATGATTTCCTTCTTGTTGCACAGATATTAAGGATAAATAGGGAACAGTTGGTTCATGCTAAAGCATGCATATCAATACTGCACACTCAGTTTATCCTGCCATTTCCGTCATTAATTTAGTTCATAGGTGATATAATTGGGCAGGACAGTTGGTTGTCTTCCTTATTTGGAAGTATCATGACTATGAAAGCCACTCTGAAGAGAGGAAGTTTTCAGATCATTTTCAGTCCAAAGGTCTCTGGATCCTGTGTCTGAATTTTATTCTGTCTTCACAATTGGAACTTACCTTCCAGCTCTAGGATCAAGCAAGGGCAATAGCAATAGCTGGTATGTTTCTGGAGTCTCTTTGGCAACCCTGTCTAACAGCTGAAAAGAAGGTTTCTCATGCCTAGTATTGGGTGTTTTCATAGATAGATGtttggctgggggaggggggactgtcATCAACCCAGATGGAGAATTTACATTTATCCACATGTGTCACAGAACAATTTTAGTTGTAGAGTTAATGGATGGTTCCTTATGAGATTTTCAGGCATATATATACTGCTATTTTACCCTCCTTATACCTctctcattatatatatatataatggcacctcccctgaagtttggttatctatgctcaagaattagtcagcatctgagttctctgctcttgcaccccacggatttatggatccattgcactgggatgagagagactcgacaatcattgatcagcccttgcacatccacattgctgaggtttcctcattgcacgcggtagggtgatcatgatttccctgCTAATTCATTCCCTtaaaacttggctggcctcttttgttgagttcgccctaggtcatttagcagttactgtcacacagcaccacggtatccagagacgggcaactttcctcatgcacagaccaacctaagacacggggcctggtggcaatagggttaccctatgatgggtaaggctgtgacactagaggaacgacctaaaacaggagccacggcagatggacataattgcacaggcctagtctaGCAGCCACggcagatggacataattgcacaggcctagtccagcttcattttattaaaacaaatatatatatatatatatatatatatatatatatatatatatattcctctccACTAATGAGAGTCCCTCCTTTAGTCTAAAGCCCACTTGAAACATTATTCCAAACCCTACCCCGCAGACAACATCCATTCATACTTACGTAGTTTCTGAAGTTATCCTAGGTTATGTACTCATAGCTGAAATTTTCAATCTAGGTGCCTCAGTTGAGAGAAAACAGGTGATATTTGGctctttgggtctgagttacatcATTCACTATGGTCTTTTCTAGTTATATCAATCTAACTGcagatttcataatttcatttgtcTTTAGAGCTGGAGTATTACTTAGTGTATGTGAACCATATCTTCACTATCCATTCATTTAGGATGTTTTCATTTCCTTACTTTTGTGAATCAAGTACCAATGAATAAGGTTGAGTATACTCATGTTGTGTAGGAAGTACACAACTTTGGGCATATGCAAAGGAGTGGTGTGCCTGAATAATACCTTAGATTCATTTTGAGCTTCCTGAGTtatccacactgatttccacggTGACTGTATAGGAAAACAATGCTTATCTCAGAAGGAGTCAATGGAAAGAGAATAAAAGATAGGATGaatcaaaaccagaaaaaaattagcataattttatatgtgtaaatAAAACTCAAGGCATTTAAAGAAGATGACATCTTCAAGgaagaaattatatatgtgtgtgtgtgtgtgtgtgtgtatacatatgtatgtatatacatatatgtatatataggtgtgtatatatgtatatgcatatatatatgtatatatatatatatgtatatatatatatatgtatatatatatatatatgtatatatatatatatagagagagagagagagagagaggagggggattAAGAATAAGCAATCATTGTCCATGGATGTACTATAAAAATCAATGTATATTTTAAGTAATAATGACAACCATAAATTCACTTCATTTTAAAGTAGTTATTTTACATGCTTTAGATTTGAATGAACATAACACACGGGTCTTTACATTGTGACTGCTTTTATTCATTGTCCAACCTGTATGCTTAATCGTTTTAGGGATCCTTTTACTTTAATGTATTCATAAGAGTTCTTCCAGATAGCATCTCATTTTCTAAAGAATGACCTTCTAGAATCCAATTAAATTATTAGTTTAAGTTAACACCTGACGATAGCTCAGTTCTTTAACTCTATTTTAATGGTACCTTCTATTTTGAAAGTGGAGATCTGATCATCCTTGGTTCCAGACACATCTTCAGGAACCGAATCTATTCCTTCAGACATTTTATCACTTGTCAAAGTAGTAGACTCTAATTCTTTCTCTGAGATGTCTGCTACCTGGGACAATCGATGTTCTTTTAGTAGAACCTGATCTGCAGGGGTTTGTTCTGAAGGTGGAAGTGGATCTTCAGCAGGCATCTTTTCCACACGAAACTCTTGCATAGTAACCTCGTTAGTTTTTAAAGGCAGATCAACACCAGGAGACTCTTCTACAGGGGTCTCAGGTGATAAAGGCTGGACATCAACAGAAGCCCTTTTAGGGCTCTCTTCAACCGATGTTAATTGTGCTTCCACAGTGGCTTCTTGTGCAGGAGCCCCCTCAGATAAAGGAAACCTAACTTCAGCTGCAGTGGCCTCTTCTTCTGAGACCACTTCGGGAAAGCCTTCCTCAGCTGGTAGAGGCTGATTTTCAACTGGTGACATTTCTGTAGGAATATCGTCAGTTTGTAGAATCTGAATTTCTGCAGGAGCCTCGTCTGTAGGAGCTAATGACGAAGGATGAACAGCAGAATCCTCTCTTCCAGTATCTGCCTCAGATGCTGGAAGTGGAGCTTCAATAGGGTTTTCTGCTATTGGAGCACCCTCAAATGATGAAGGCTGTGTTTCAACAGTGTCCTCTCTTGCAGGATTTTCATCAGCTGGAAGAGCCTGAGATTCAGCTGGTACACCTATTGCAATGTCCTCAGTTGGCAGAGGTTGCACTTCAAATGGTAAATTATCTAAATGGATCTTCTCAACTTCTTCTAGAGGAAGACTTTCTAAAGGAGCCTTCTCAAAGGATGGAGGCTGAACTTGTGCAGAGGCTTCTTCAGCAGTGGACTCACCTGATAAAGGTAGGACCTGTCCAGGACTTTCCTTAGCTTGTGGAACCTGAACTTCTGTGGGAACATCATGTGTAGGGCTCTCCTCAGTTGGTGGAGGTGGGACTTCTGCAAGGCCCTCTTCAGCTGCTGGAGATTGAACTTCTACAGGGGCCTCCTCAGTTGCTGGAGGTAGAACTTCTACAGGGGCCTCCTCAGTTGCTGGAGGTGGAGCTTCTTCAGGTCTCTCTGCAGTTGGTGGAAGTGGAACTTCAGAAGAGCCCTCCTCAGCTGATGAAGATGGTACTTCTGTAGGGAACTCCTCAGCTGGTGGAGGTGGAACCTCTGCAGGCCCCTCTTCagtttgtggaggagaaacttCAGCAGAGCCCTTCTCAGCTGGTGAAGGTGGCACTTTTGTAGGGGCCTCTTCAGCTGGTAAAGGTGGAACTTCTTCAGGGCCCTCTTCAGTTAATGGAGGTGGAACTTCTGCAGGCCCCTCTTCAGTTAGTGGAGGTGGAACTTCTGCAGGGACCTCCTCTGCTGGTGGAGGTAGAACTTCTGCAGGGACCTCCTCAGCTGGTGCAAGTGGAACTTCTGCAGGCCCCTCTTCAGTTAGTGTAGGTGGAACTTCTGCAGGCCCCTCTTCAGTTAGTGGAGGTGGAACTTCTGCAGGGGCCTCCTCTGCTGGTGGAGGCAGAACTTCTGCAGGGGCCTCCTCAGCTGGTGCAGGTGGAACTTCTGCAGGCCCCTCTTCAGATAGTGGAGGTGGAACTTCTGCAGGCCCCTCTTCAGTTGGTTGAGGTGGAACTTCTGTAGGGCCCTCCTCAGTTGGTGTAGATAGAACTTCTGCAGTCAGGTCTTCTACAGTTCCCTGTTCAGTTGATGGAGGCAGAACTTCTGAAGGAGCCACTTCTTCAGAAGCATCCTCTGCTGATGGAGGCTGAACTTCTGCAGTAGCCTTATCTGCAGAGACTTCCTCAATTATTGGAGGCTTATATTCTTCAAAGACCTCATCAGTAGCAAATTTCTCATTTATTAAAATAGCACTTTCTTCAAAGTCTGCAGCTATCGGAAAATGAACTTCAGCAGGTACTTCTTTAGAAGTCTCTTCAGACAGAGGATGTTGAACTTTACCAGATGTCTCTTCAGCAATAGTAGACTCTGCTATTCCCAAGTCTTCAAGCATAGAGTCAGTTGTTAAAGCTTGAACTTTCTCAAGCACCTCTTCTGAGAATGGATCCAGATCTTCAACAGGAAGTTCTGAAGGAGCCATCTCAGTACCTTGAGGATACTGTTGATCAGAAGGCTTGTCTGAAAGAGCCCCTTGCACTAATGTAGGACTAATATCAGCAGGAGCCTCTACAGAAGAAAGCTTATCAGCTGGTGGAGCCTGTATATCCACAACGTCTTTTGCAGTTGTAGTGGCTGTCTCAGCTGCAGAGGTCTCTTCAGCTGGAGATGGTGCTTGGATAGGGATCTCCTCTGTCAAGAAGAGCTCTCCTTTAACTGTGGCCTCACCATTTGATAGAGCCTGTAATTCACCAGAAATCTCCCCTTCAGTGAAAGACATCATGACATCAGGAAGTTCTTCAGGTGATAGTACCTCTATTTCAAGAGAACCATTTATTTCAACCAAAGGATCTTCTTGTGCAATAGGAATTGTTTCTTCCTTCGACTTAGTCATGGAGCTACCTGGAATAGACCTGATAATAATTTCTAACTCACTAAAGTAGGTCTGTTGTTCTTTGTCCACTTTTTCTTTTGGGCAAATgtatatcaggctccagtcacCAGTACAGCTGGTCTGTTGAGATCTGTCTATTAAATGACTGGTGGGTCTGCTTGTTGGAATCTCTACTTCTGGAATACTCTGTGGCAATTCAGGAGCTATTTCTCCAACACCAGCTGTGTTTTCTTCAAGTTTAAGTGTTTTATCAATGAATATAACTTCCACTTTTTCTTCCACAATAGGTTCTGTCTGAAGAGATTTGTCAGTCATATCCTGGACATGCTTTCTCTTCATCAAAGTTTTCTGAAGTTGAGAGGACAGCCTAAGAGACTCATATTCTTTTCGAGAGTAGTTGTCTTTACTTCCAGGAATATTACCAATACTATGAGTAGCTTTAGGGGCAGGAGGTTGTACTGAAGCCATGGCtttccttttttctgttatttcagtTTGCTGGGACTTATCTACCATTGGTTGGCTGGGTCGTCTTCTCCTTCTATATTCCTGCCTTCCTAATGATATAGGCTCTTCAGGTTCTTcacattcttccatttctatgACTGATGATATCCAAATTTATCAGTTCAATCAATTAATCATTAAGAATCATAAATGTACCAGATGGTTACACCTTTGCCTTccttcattgactttttttaaaTTGAGCTCAAGAAAAAATAATTCATGAATTATACCATCCTTGACTACACTCCTGTTGGATCCAACCTTACTCATTCATCTTCtttcttggtttgtttctgtTAGGACAAATCTCACTTTTAGAAGCTTCCCTCAAGGGTCTGTGACATCACAACCAATTCTTACAAAGTTCCAGAAGTTATATTCTCAGCAGTTTTCATCTTGTATTCACACAAGCAATGACAAAAATAGtgtctacttttttaaaaatctagttgAAAGGAGAATGTCTTTCCCAGAAGAACAACAAATTAACCTCAAGAAAGCCACTAGTAATTAAAGGTTTTTGAGCTTGCAacatgtttgttttcctgaaattataaaatataactcAGCATCCTAGAGCAGGTTTTCAATTATTAGAGTTAATATATGTGTAGAAATGTCTGATAAATAGACATTTATAGGACTTGAAAAGAGGCTGCTACTCTTTAGAAGATCCATGATTCAGAAGTCAATATCCATGGAATCTCCATTCTGCTTTCaaatttcttctgttttcattGAGGGAGTTTCACAGGGATGAAAGGGAAATGAGAGAGGTGGAGAGGAGAGGCtactcagaatatattgtatacatttattaaatttttaaataacaaaattaatcaaTAAAGAATTGTATTGAAGTGTTGGAAAAGATAAATGCCACTGAAACAGATCATAGGTGGCAAGATGGAATtttatatagagatagagatgatgtagagatagatagatagatagatagatagatagatagatagatagatagatagataacctcTCACTCATATATAACACAAGACTACTACAAGCTAGAGATTGGGCAAAGATATGCAAAAATACACTAACAAAaatcatgaaagaaaaaagtttaaaaatgaattCCAAGGAGTCAAAATAATGAACATTCACTAAATCATTAGtctgaaaatatttcaaaattttccTTACTACTTCTAGACAACATGAAAGCAATTGAACAATCCCTATTTTGTACACAGAGGTATTATGGATACATCCTTATACCATCCTCCAAATTCATAAATTAAAACCTAAACCCAGAGTTTCTTCTAAAAACTACCTACAAAGTAGGTAGACACAGATCAACTATGTCTGAAACATTGATTATCTTAGACTTCCAAGTCTCCAGAACTCTGAGAATTCATATGCTTAACAACTGACTGAATATTACAAAATAATCAATGAATATTACCAATATAAGTAGATGATAAATATCTGTGATGCCTATTATTTTAATCATTACACATTTAATTCATATATTAAAATGTCAACATATGATTGAAACTTGACCTATATATATGTACAATTGCTATGTCAATTTAAACTAAACATACATTAAGAATTTTACCTTACAAAAATTATGGTCAAACTATCATAGtatatttattctttgtttctaCTAGTAATATTGAGTTCCTAGCCATGAATGATCATGTGTAACATAATCAA
The nucleotide sequence above comes from Mus musculus strain C57BL/6J chromosome 12, GRCm38.p6 C57BL/6J. Encoded proteins:
- the Fscb gene encoding fibrous sheath CABYR-binding protein; amino-acid sequence: MEECEEPEEPISLGRQEYRRRRRPSQPMVDKSQQTEITEKRKAMASVQPPAPKATHSIGNIPGSKDNYSRKEYESLRLSSQLQKTLMKRKHVQDMTDKSLQTEPIVEEKVEVIFIDKTLKLEENTAGVGEIAPELPQSIPEVEIPTSRPTSHLIDRSQQTSCTGDWSLIYICPKEKVDKEQQTYFSELEIIIRSIPGSSMTKSKEETIPIAQEDPLVEINGSLEIEVLSPEELPDVMMSFTEGEISGELQALSNGEATVKGELFLTEEIPIQAPSPAEETSAAETATTTAKDVVDIQAPPADKLSSVEAPADISPTLVQGALSDKPSDQQYPQGTEMAPSELPVEDLDPFSEEVLEKVQALTTDSMLEDLGIAESTIAEETSGKVQHPLSEETSKEVPAEVHFPIAADFEESAILINEKFATDEVFEEYKPPIIEEVSADKATAEVQPPSAEDASEEVAPSEVLPPSTEQGTVEDLTAEVLSTPTEEGPTEVPPQPTEEGPAEVPPPLSEEGPAEVPPAPAEEAPAEVLPPPAEEAPAEVPPPLTEEGPAEVPPTLTEEGPAEVPLAPAEEVPAEVLPPPAEEVPAEVPPPLTEEGPAEVPPPLTEEGPEEVPPLPAEEAPTKVPPSPAEKGSAEVSPPQTEEGPAEVPPPPAEEFPTEVPSSSAEEGSSEVPLPPTAERPEEAPPPATEEAPVEVLPPATEEAPVEVQSPAAEEGLAEVPPPPTEESPTHDVPTEVQVPQAKESPGQVLPLSGESTAEEASAQVQPPSFEKAPLESLPLEEVEKIHLDNLPFEVQPLPTEDIAIGVPAESQALPADENPAREDTVETQPSSFEGAPIAENPIEAPLPASEADTGREDSAVHPSSLAPTDEAPAEIQILQTDDIPTEMSPVENQPLPAEEGFPEVVSEEEATAAEVRFPLSEGAPAQEATVEAQLTSVEESPKRASVDVQPLSPETPVEESPGVDLPLKTNEVTMQEFRVEKMPAEDPLPPSEQTPADQVLLKEHRLSQVADISEKELESTTLTSDKMSEGIDSVPEDVSGTKDDQISTFKIEGTIKIELKN